A section of the Pseudorasbora parva isolate DD20220531a chromosome 2, ASM2467924v1, whole genome shotgun sequence genome encodes:
- the kank2 gene encoding KN motif and ankyrin repeat domain-containing protein 2 isoform X2, translated as MTIMAQVLHMDSSFPGKINPPAPPSLHGKDQEAPYSVETPYGYRLDLDFLKYVNDIEKGNTIKKVPVQRRPRYGSLPRGYGYTGSWWTSTESLCSNTSMDSRHSSYSYCAPGFHSSQRPNFSTARVEKTLLDARRKLEEEKDGRRFSNLGSMHSSVAGSNSSLSSAHSFNRAQGGGTYTPISSGLSTPVSPTPAHLQHVREQMAVALRKIRELEEQVKTIPVLQVKISVLQEEKRQLSVQLKSQKFLGHTLGFSRSRPRGELYIDIPEEEAGNGAGATNRATGSLSPTTPGSLQDSGCEIEETVIVGGARPGARREVRTVGVGPEAEERGYRQVGVGVREEDLGLLPETEALKTKVGLLEVQLRKTMQELQSAQQQVEVAQRERQALSPQVDHAVRATSLGWQEQQGQAGAGLHTVVSFTQQPHQQRTVGIQVYTLEQPTVVGVGKLLRAQSCSSPAQPVPPPEGSHRRHADSSAAEELPREFPIAISSKQVREVLRSEVSKSVPVTNQATAMETKCSQGAAVCQRLNEGEIYQQPAEEAIQIDPSKPASPQSTLRSIMKRKADGEPGSPSTKKNLQFIGVNGGYESTSSEESSSESSEDESDASEYHEATEKLPESVTQPSLVTSCSLQPISQTTAAQTPPHSTAQQPANHTAAQQSTSQSHDTDAATQQQVTQSPAAEADIQHCVSQSSVTTTAHPAGVVQSTEAKCAFQGHTSESTAVSLEQNSVQLSSTSIAVQQSKATDPNVQAVSDFAAQQTTTQSQSTGAKPQQDFSQSKTADLTCQQGATHLQSTDASAKQDIAISSATDTAANTSTTLTITQASRLELSGSLMTALHTLQKALSEPNAFSQQAARTAYTSVLQEWLRVSCHKAADTAVVKAYMDTFASISPQLMEFVINMADGNGNTALHYTVSHSNFPVVKLLLDTGLCNADKQNKAGYTAIMLTALAAFNSDSDLQTVLQLLRTGDVNAKASQAGQTALMLAVSHGRGDMVKALLSCGAQVNLRDDDGSTALMCACEHGHVDIVRQLLSVPGCDATLTDNDGSTALSIALEASQNDIAVLLYAHLNFAKPPSPVSPKSPILGSSPPSSELK; from the exons ATGACAATCATGGCTCAGGTGCTTCATATGGACTCCAGTTTCCCTG GGAAGATTAACCCCCCAGCACCCCCCTCCTTGCATGGAaaggaccaagaggctccatACTCAGTAGAGACCCCCTACGGCTACCGTCTGGACCTGGACTTCCTCAAGTATGTCAATGATATTGAGAAAGGCAACACTATTAAGAAAGTTCCAGTGCAGCGGCGGCCACGTTACGGCTCACTTCCACGGGGCTATGGCTACACGGGCTCCTGGTGGACCTCCACTGAGTCACTCTGCTCCAACACCAGCATGGACAGCCGCCACTCGTCATACTCTTACTGTGCGCCGGGCTTCCACAGCTCACAGCGGCCCAACTTCAGTACGGCACGTGTGGAGAAGACCTTGCTGGATGCTCGCCGCAAGCTGGAGGAAGAAAAGGATGGCCGTCGTTTCTCGAACCTGGGCAGCATGCACAGTAGCGTTGCTGGCTCCAACAGCTCCCTGTCCAGTGCGCATAGCTTCAATCGTGCCCAGGGAGGTGGCACTTATACACCAATAAGCTCTGGCTTGTCCACACCCGTCTCACCAACGCCTGCCCATCTGCAGCATGTACGTGAGCAGATGGCCGTGGCCTTGCGAAAGATCAGAGAGCTGGAAGAGCAGGTAAAGACCATCCCGGTGCTGCAAGTGAAGATCTCCGTGCTTCAAGAGGAGAAGAGGCAGCTCAGTGTGCAACTAAAGAGCCAGAAGTTCCTGGGCCACACGCTGGGGTTCAGTCGTAGCCGTCCACGAGGAGAGCTTTACATCGACATACCTGAGGAGGAGGCAGGAAATGGGGCAGGAGCCACGAACAGAGCCACAGGGAGTCTTTCACCTACTACTCCGGGCTCCCTCCAGGATTCAGGATGTGAAATCGAGGAGACGGTAATTGTAGGTGGAGCTCGTCCGGGTGCAAGGCGGGAGGTGCGAACCGTTGGTGTGGGGCCTGAAGCAGAAGAAAGGGGATATCGTCAAGTGGGAGTAGGGGTGCGTGAGGAGGACTTAGGGCTTTTGCCTGAAACTGAAGCCCTCAAGACTAAGGTGGGGCTTTTAGAAGTTCAACTGAGGAAAACAATGCAAGAGCTACAGAGTGCCCAGCAGCAAGTCGAAGTGGCTCAGAGAGAGAGGCAGGCTCTTTCCCCTCAGGTAGACCATGCAGTGAGAGCCACTAGTCTCGGCTGGCAGGAGCAGCAGGGTCAGGCGGGTGCCGGCCTGCACACTGTTGTCAGTTTTACCCAGCAACCTCATCAGCAGAGGACCGTGGGGATCCAAGTGTACACATTGGAGCAGCCCACAGTGGTGGGTGTGGGGAAGCTGCTAAGAGCCCAGAGTTGCAGTTCTCCCGCTCAGCCTGTGCCTCCACCGGAGGGGTCCCACAGAAGACATGCAGACTCATCAGCAGCAGAGG AATTACCACGTGAATTTCCCATTGCAATAAGCTCTAAGCAGGTGCGGGAGGTCTTGAGAAGTGAAGTGTCCAAATCAGTTCCAGTGACCAACCAGGCAACTGCTATGGAGACAAAGTGCAGCCAGGGTGCTGCTGTCTGCCAACGGCTAAATGAGGGAGAGATTTACCAGCAACCAGCAGAAGAAGCCATCCAAATCGATCCATCAAAACCAG CCTCTCCTCAGTCCACACTGAGGTCAATCATGAAGAGAAAGGCTGATGGGGAACCTGGCTCTCCGTCCACTAAAAAGAACCTGCAATTCATAGGAGTCAATGGAGG GTATGAGTCGACATCCTCTGAAGAAAGCAGCTCGGAAAGTTCAGAAGATGAAAGCGATGCAAGCGAATACCACGAGGCTACAGAGAAACTGCCAGAATCTGTGACACAGCCGTCTCTGGTGACCTCCTGCAGCCTGCAGCCCATCTCTCAGACAACAGCTGCCCAAACACCTCCGCACAGCACTGCCCAGCAACCAGCCAATCACACTGCAGCACAGCAAAGCACCAGCCAATCACATGATACGGATGCAGCTACCCAGCAACAGGTCACCCAGTCACCAGCAGCGGAGGCAGACATACAGCATTGTGTAAGCCAATCGTCAGTGACCACCACGGCTCATCCGGCGGGTGTCGTTCAGTCCACAGAGGCCAAATGCGCTTTCCAAGGGCATACCTCTGAAAGCACTGCCGTTTCTCTTGAACAAAACTCTGTCCAGTTATCATCCACCAGCATTGCAGTGCAGCAGTCCAAAGCCACTGATCCAAATGTCCAGGCAGTGTCAGACTTCGCTGCTCAACAGACAACCACTCAGTCACAATCCACCGGTGCCAAACCTCAGCAAGATTTTAGCCAATCAAAAACCGCTGACCTCACCTGCCAACAGGGAGCGACGCATTTACAATCTACCGATGCCTCAGCGAAACAGGACATAGCCATATCCTCCGCCACTGATACAGCAGCAAATACAAGCACCACCCTCACTATTACACAAGCAAGCAG GCTGGAACTGAGTGGCAGTCTCATGACAGCTCTCCACACCTTGCAGAAGGCCCTCAGTGAACCAAATGCATTTAGCCAACAAGCTGCG AGGACGGCCTACACCAGCGTGCTGCAGGAGTGGCTCAGAGTGTCCTGTCATAAGGCTGCCGACACTGCAGTAGTCAAGGCATACATGGACACATTTGCCTCCATTTCCCCGCAGCTAATGGAGTTTGTCATCAACATGGCTGACGGCAATGGAAACACAGCTCTGCACTACACTGTCTCTCATTCCAACTTCCCTGTAGTCAAACTACTGCTGGATACCG GTCTCTGTAATGCTGACAAGCAGAACAAGGCTGGTTACACAGCTATCATGTTGACAGCTCTGGCTGCCTTCAACTCTGACAGTGACCTTCAAACCGTCCTACAGCTGCTCCGCACAGGCGACGTCAATGCCAAAGCCAGCCAG gcAGGGCAGACGGCACTGATGCTGGCGGTCAGTCATGGCAGAGGGGACATGGTGAAAGCTCTGCTGTCCTGTGGAGCTCAGGTGAACCTGCGTGATGACGACGGCTCCACAGCGCTCATGTGTGCCTGTGAACACGGTCACGTGGATATTGTGAGGCAGCTGCTGTCTGTACCAGGCTGTGATGCCACGCTCACTGATAAT GATGGCAGCACGGCTCTCTCCATCGCACTGGAGGCCAGTCAGAATGACATTGCTGTTCTTCTGTATGCGCACCTCAATTTTGCTAAGCCGCCTTCCCCT GTGTCACCAAAGTCTCCTATTCTGGGATCTTCTCCTCCCTCCTCTGAACTGAAGTAA
- the kank2 gene encoding KN motif and ankyrin repeat domain-containing protein 2 isoform X1, whose translation MTIMAQVLHMDSSFPGKINPPAPPSLHGKDQEAPYSVETPYGYRLDLDFLKYVNDIEKGNTIKKVPVQRRPRYGSLPRGYGYTGSWWTSTESLCSNTSMDSRHSSYSYCAPGFHSSQRPNFSTARVEKTLLDARRKLEEEKDGRRFSNLGSMHSSVAGSNSSLSSAHSFNRAQGGGTYTPISSGLSTPVSPTPAHLQHVREQMAVALRKIRELEEQVKTIPVLQVKISVLQEEKRQLSVQLKSQKFLGHTLGFSRSRPRGELYIDIPEEEAGNGAGATNRATGSLSPTTPGSLQDSGCEIEETVIVGGARPGARREVRTVGVGPEAEERGYRQVGVGVREEDLGLLPETEALKTKVGLLEVQLRKTMQELQSAQQQVEVAQRERQALSPQVDHAVRATSLGWQEQQGQAGAGLHTVVSFTQQPHQQRTVGIQVYTLEQPTVVGVGKLLRAQSCSSPAQPVPPPEGSHRRHADSSAAEELPREFPIAISSKQVREVLRSEVSKSVPVTNQATAMETKCSQGAAVCQRLNEGEIYQQPAEEAIQIDPSKPASPQSTLRSIMKRKADGEPGSPSTKKNLQFIGVNGGYESTSSEESSSESSEDESDASEYHEATEKLPESVTQPSLVTSCSLQPISQTTAAQTPPHSTAQQPANHTAAQQSTSQSHDTDAATQQQVTQSPAAEADIQHCVSQSSVTTTAHPAGVVQSTEAKCAFQGHTSESTAVSLEQNSVQLSSTSIAVQQSKATDPNVQAVSDFAAQQTTTQSQSTGAKPQQDFSQSKTADLTCQQGATHLQSTDASAKQDIAISSATDTAANTSTTLTITQASRLELSGSLMTALHTLQKALSEPNAFSQQAARTAYTSVLQEWLRVSCHKAADTAVVKAYMDTFASISPQLMEFVINMADGNGNTALHYTVSHSNFPVVKLLLDTGLCNADKQNKAGYTAIMLTALAAFNSDSDLQTVLQLLRTGDVNAKASQAGQTALMLAVSHGRGDMVKALLSCGAQVNLRDDDGSTALMCACEHGHVDIVRQLLSVPGCDATLTDNDGSTALSIALEASQNDIAVLLYAHLNFAKPPSPVSPKSPILGSSPPSSELNFNDT comes from the exons ATGACAATCATGGCTCAGGTGCTTCATATGGACTCCAGTTTCCCTG GGAAGATTAACCCCCCAGCACCCCCCTCCTTGCATGGAaaggaccaagaggctccatACTCAGTAGAGACCCCCTACGGCTACCGTCTGGACCTGGACTTCCTCAAGTATGTCAATGATATTGAGAAAGGCAACACTATTAAGAAAGTTCCAGTGCAGCGGCGGCCACGTTACGGCTCACTTCCACGGGGCTATGGCTACACGGGCTCCTGGTGGACCTCCACTGAGTCACTCTGCTCCAACACCAGCATGGACAGCCGCCACTCGTCATACTCTTACTGTGCGCCGGGCTTCCACAGCTCACAGCGGCCCAACTTCAGTACGGCACGTGTGGAGAAGACCTTGCTGGATGCTCGCCGCAAGCTGGAGGAAGAAAAGGATGGCCGTCGTTTCTCGAACCTGGGCAGCATGCACAGTAGCGTTGCTGGCTCCAACAGCTCCCTGTCCAGTGCGCATAGCTTCAATCGTGCCCAGGGAGGTGGCACTTATACACCAATAAGCTCTGGCTTGTCCACACCCGTCTCACCAACGCCTGCCCATCTGCAGCATGTACGTGAGCAGATGGCCGTGGCCTTGCGAAAGATCAGAGAGCTGGAAGAGCAGGTAAAGACCATCCCGGTGCTGCAAGTGAAGATCTCCGTGCTTCAAGAGGAGAAGAGGCAGCTCAGTGTGCAACTAAAGAGCCAGAAGTTCCTGGGCCACACGCTGGGGTTCAGTCGTAGCCGTCCACGAGGAGAGCTTTACATCGACATACCTGAGGAGGAGGCAGGAAATGGGGCAGGAGCCACGAACAGAGCCACAGGGAGTCTTTCACCTACTACTCCGGGCTCCCTCCAGGATTCAGGATGTGAAATCGAGGAGACGGTAATTGTAGGTGGAGCTCGTCCGGGTGCAAGGCGGGAGGTGCGAACCGTTGGTGTGGGGCCTGAAGCAGAAGAAAGGGGATATCGTCAAGTGGGAGTAGGGGTGCGTGAGGAGGACTTAGGGCTTTTGCCTGAAACTGAAGCCCTCAAGACTAAGGTGGGGCTTTTAGAAGTTCAACTGAGGAAAACAATGCAAGAGCTACAGAGTGCCCAGCAGCAAGTCGAAGTGGCTCAGAGAGAGAGGCAGGCTCTTTCCCCTCAGGTAGACCATGCAGTGAGAGCCACTAGTCTCGGCTGGCAGGAGCAGCAGGGTCAGGCGGGTGCCGGCCTGCACACTGTTGTCAGTTTTACCCAGCAACCTCATCAGCAGAGGACCGTGGGGATCCAAGTGTACACATTGGAGCAGCCCACAGTGGTGGGTGTGGGGAAGCTGCTAAGAGCCCAGAGTTGCAGTTCTCCCGCTCAGCCTGTGCCTCCACCGGAGGGGTCCCACAGAAGACATGCAGACTCATCAGCAGCAGAGG AATTACCACGTGAATTTCCCATTGCAATAAGCTCTAAGCAGGTGCGGGAGGTCTTGAGAAGTGAAGTGTCCAAATCAGTTCCAGTGACCAACCAGGCAACTGCTATGGAGACAAAGTGCAGCCAGGGTGCTGCTGTCTGCCAACGGCTAAATGAGGGAGAGATTTACCAGCAACCAGCAGAAGAAGCCATCCAAATCGATCCATCAAAACCAG CCTCTCCTCAGTCCACACTGAGGTCAATCATGAAGAGAAAGGCTGATGGGGAACCTGGCTCTCCGTCCACTAAAAAGAACCTGCAATTCATAGGAGTCAATGGAGG GTATGAGTCGACATCCTCTGAAGAAAGCAGCTCGGAAAGTTCAGAAGATGAAAGCGATGCAAGCGAATACCACGAGGCTACAGAGAAACTGCCAGAATCTGTGACACAGCCGTCTCTGGTGACCTCCTGCAGCCTGCAGCCCATCTCTCAGACAACAGCTGCCCAAACACCTCCGCACAGCACTGCCCAGCAACCAGCCAATCACACTGCAGCACAGCAAAGCACCAGCCAATCACATGATACGGATGCAGCTACCCAGCAACAGGTCACCCAGTCACCAGCAGCGGAGGCAGACATACAGCATTGTGTAAGCCAATCGTCAGTGACCACCACGGCTCATCCGGCGGGTGTCGTTCAGTCCACAGAGGCCAAATGCGCTTTCCAAGGGCATACCTCTGAAAGCACTGCCGTTTCTCTTGAACAAAACTCTGTCCAGTTATCATCCACCAGCATTGCAGTGCAGCAGTCCAAAGCCACTGATCCAAATGTCCAGGCAGTGTCAGACTTCGCTGCTCAACAGACAACCACTCAGTCACAATCCACCGGTGCCAAACCTCAGCAAGATTTTAGCCAATCAAAAACCGCTGACCTCACCTGCCAACAGGGAGCGACGCATTTACAATCTACCGATGCCTCAGCGAAACAGGACATAGCCATATCCTCCGCCACTGATACAGCAGCAAATACAAGCACCACCCTCACTATTACACAAGCAAGCAG GCTGGAACTGAGTGGCAGTCTCATGACAGCTCTCCACACCTTGCAGAAGGCCCTCAGTGAACCAAATGCATTTAGCCAACAAGCTGCG AGGACGGCCTACACCAGCGTGCTGCAGGAGTGGCTCAGAGTGTCCTGTCATAAGGCTGCCGACACTGCAGTAGTCAAGGCATACATGGACACATTTGCCTCCATTTCCCCGCAGCTAATGGAGTTTGTCATCAACATGGCTGACGGCAATGGAAACACAGCTCTGCACTACACTGTCTCTCATTCCAACTTCCCTGTAGTCAAACTACTGCTGGATACCG GTCTCTGTAATGCTGACAAGCAGAACAAGGCTGGTTACACAGCTATCATGTTGACAGCTCTGGCTGCCTTCAACTCTGACAGTGACCTTCAAACCGTCCTACAGCTGCTCCGCACAGGCGACGTCAATGCCAAAGCCAGCCAG gcAGGGCAGACGGCACTGATGCTGGCGGTCAGTCATGGCAGAGGGGACATGGTGAAAGCTCTGCTGTCCTGTGGAGCTCAGGTGAACCTGCGTGATGACGACGGCTCCACAGCGCTCATGTGTGCCTGTGAACACGGTCACGTGGATATTGTGAGGCAGCTGCTGTCTGTACCAGGCTGTGATGCCACGCTCACTGATAAT GATGGCAGCACGGCTCTCTCCATCGCACTGGAGGCCAGTCAGAATGACATTGCTGTTCTTCTGTATGCGCACCTCAATTTTGCTAAGCCGCCTTCCCCT GTGTCACCAAAGTCTCCTATTCTGGGATCTTCTCCTCCCTCCTCTGAACTGAA